A region of Lycium barbarum isolate Lr01 chromosome 1, ASM1917538v2, whole genome shotgun sequence DNA encodes the following proteins:
- the LOC132611404 gene encoding protein MKS1-like, producing MDQPEHDSVAKSPKRELQGPRPAPLRVRKESHKIKKPPVVPHQQHHQLPRHHQAPPRPPVIIYTVSPKVIHANPSEFMTLVQRLTGPNSSSSSFSSSSSSVPFQENMNIGAISPAARFASIEKTRPPEEEKSQVCDMEIVDEGIEIDREAERSGILPPGILSPNPASLQPIPSNFFSPPSAGFFHDLSPVLHNNRNYLEPSFLPSPLNFISPRIILSPCTPSFDLFNNLFDR from the coding sequence ATGGACCAACCGGAACATGACTCTGTTGCAAAGTCGCCTAAAAGAGAACTACAGGGTCCCCGGCCAGCACCTCTTAGAGTACGTAAAGAATCACACAAGATCAAAAAACCACCGGTGGTTCCACATCAGCAACACCATCAGTTGCCACGTCACCACCAAGCTCCACCACGACCGCCAGTTATAATATACACTGTGTCCCCCAAGGTGATTCATGCAAACCCTAGTGAGTTCATGACTTTAGTCCAACGACTCACTGGACCAAATTCCtcatcgtcctcattttcctcgtCGTCCTCCTCAGTCCCTTTTCAAGAAAATATGAATATTGGCGCCATATCTCCGGCTGCTAGGTTTGCTTCAATAGAGAAAACAAGACCCCCAGAGGAGGAAAAATCACAAGTATGTGACATGGAAATAGTTGATGAAGGGATAGAAATAGATAGAGAAGCTGAAAGAAGTGGAATTCTTCCTCCAGGTATTTTATCACCAAATCCAGCTTCTCTTCAACCTATACCATCAAATTTCTTCTCACCTCCGTCAGCTGGATTTTTTCATGATTTAAGCCCTGTATTACACAATAACAGGAATTATTTGGAACCTAGTTTCTTGCCAAGCCCTTTAAATTTTATTTCACCTAGAATAATACTATCTCCATGTACTCCATCTTTTGACCTTTTCAATAACCTCTTTGACCGTTAA